The DNA sequence gctcttttttgactgatgtctTTGAGGAGAATAGAAAGTGCACTATCACTGCCTGATGCATGCCACTGCACAgtaaacatgaataaacatgagAGCAATGGTGCTGCTCATATTTACTCACTTGTGTGTCCACAGTTTGATAACTGCTCGCAGCCGACACCTGAGGATCATCTAAAACATGTAATTTGATCGTGCAAGACAATTTTAAGAAGAATCACAGGTGTACAAATTAATTATGGCTGAGGAACATTTAGCTTTGTTGGTTTCAACtttcacactgtcctgacttccATGAACTCAGAGGCATAGGCCAAATAGGCAGTCGCTTAAAATCCGCTCAACAAgtgaacatactgtataatatgATAACAGTTAAgatagaaaaaaggaaaagcgaGTGTACAGAAGTTCAGACATGTCTAATTAaattagtgttttgtttatttgaccaTTTTTCTATGTTTATTACTGTTTACTGTTATTTACTACTATGCAGATTTGGATTATAGGGCATTGATGACTTCTAATTTTTTCAGATCGACTTTCCTGTCGATAAAGTCGAGTGGAAAAGTCTTTTGATGACGTCATCACATTGACACAGCGGAGGAACACAGCTGTACAACAATGAGCaacttttttattaaagttctctgtaacattaacagtctatatgtatagtatagtaagtgcactttcaaaaaaaaaaaaaacaatatgccttctcaaagaacaaaacacaggCTCTTACCTCGAATTTTCAAGTCATTTTAAGTGCACAACAGAAAGTAATTAAGATCTCTCcccctggctctagtctgggttACGTCTGCACAGGAAGCGTCCCTGTCGTACCCGCTCTCGGGGCCGATGAACTCGACGGCATCGCCTTTACCCTGGGTAGACACCCCCACCGGACTCGCCCACTGCCACACTCGAAACCTCTAATACGATGACCACGGCCTGGCCGCCCTCCACACAACGACCAGGTACCAACTCTCAATTATCTGGGGGAGATTGATGTGTTAGTCTTATTGTCGTCAGCAGGACTGTTCGACCTtcctatgtatatatatgtttcagTTTTTCATGGAGAACTACAGTATAGTTTGTCTGATGAGTGACTTAAAACCTTGTTTTTAGAagacactggtgtgtgtgtatgtgtgtactggTGACGGGACGGTAGAGACCagggtgggggtgggtgggcAATCCCAATCTTGCGTAGGACAGCAAAATGCATAGGGCCAGCCCTGCATGAACTGAACCGTGAATGTtatcagcagcttctgtgtttaTCAAAATATTATGCCAATAACAGTATTAAAGCTGCAAGTCTGTTTCTGAGGAAAGCGGGTGGATGAATTGTAAACTTTAGACTCACATATCcacctatttttttattttgttttataaacttATCCTGTATTAAACCaggtacaaaataaaagtcatataTGTCTCTTTGCAGCTGTGTATGACCCCGTCAGAGCATATCTTTGCATGGATGTGGATatatgtgtgtcaaaataattcattcacaacagtttgttttggtggagagcttttattctgaaagcaAATGTAGGATTTCCTCCATTATAACTGGTTTACTTGATGAGATGTTTTATTCCCAcctagagtgtgtgtgtgtgtgagagagagagagagagagagagagagagagctgagcaTCCGTTATCATGCAGTGTCATTGACGAAAGCACCACATTGAATGAAGAGAACAGCACAGTCAACATGTCCTGTCTCCACATCAGAGGGGTTTTTCTCACACTCTGTTTGGCTCCAACTGTGagtgatttcattttatttcatctctctctctctctccctgtgtgtgtgtgtgtgtgtgtgtgtgtgtgtgtgtgtctctgctctttTTTGGAAATTAAGTTTCATTGTCAGTTTTCTttgtggtgaaaaaaaacagttgtgacAGTTCTATCTCAGATAAATAACCTGAGTAatggggagaagaaaaaaaagaatcaatcaAAATGCACAAAGCAGATTTATCTGCTCCTCTTAATTCTTAATCATTCTTATTTCTAGCCCATGATaatcagatgtgtgtgtgtgtgtgcaggcacatgcacacacgcagcCCCGTCAATTGACAGTGATGAGTCTAAGTATGACTATGTTCATTGTGTTGTCGTAACAAGGAGAGGATGCAGGAGAGAATCAGCAGGCTGCTCACTCACACGCTGTGCATGACTGTGAATAAAAGAGTGCACACGTTACTGTAAACGGTCGGCACTTCTGCCACTTCATGGAAAACCAGGTGAatgcacagcacagtcagtgagtgagaggtacatttttattttttatttttttttaataagcacAATTTGTTCTCAGATACTTCATGAATGCTGCTAATGCtattattttaattcaaaagTTTATTTGACAGTTTATCTTTGATTACCACTGAATATTTAGTTGCAtgcattatttctatttcaaatACGTGAGTGTGCAGCACATGCATATAAGAATGACAGACTGGAATGACAGACTGGCCATAAGTGGTGttcaataaagaaaaagatatttatttattgaaagattaataataatctttcaaaataataatcatgtttaatttttaaataatgtttaggattaaatgtgtattttgtggcATACAATTACATTAATTTGGGTGAGTACctgtgtctgtgcctgtgtgaCCTATAAACTATAGTCTGTACACAGAATAAGTGCAAATTGGacaaactgtatatttttatgtgGCTAAAGGGTAAGAAGATCAAACCCCAGCTTCCAGTcgggttgttgttttgtcttctgtTTTTATGATGATGATCCTGAGAAAAGTTGGGCTATGATACAACACTTTACCACACACATGACTGAGGTCGGGTCCAACTAGTGCTGACTGGTGCGGACTCTGCCAAACGGCTTAAGTGTCCTGACCCTTAATCAAAttccaacacaaacactcagcCCCAAATCTTTTTCCTCGTGATGTCATCACATCAGTGGTTTTAATCGAAATTTGTCCTCACATccaataacaacacacacaccgagcGATATCCCTACGGGTTAGGGGTTAACCAGTTTCTTAGAAAGCTGATTAtatctcattaggaccaggttttggtctccacaaagatgactggtcctgacaagctcagtgtttatgccagaaaaggtcctgaagaggtaataaaaatgaacacacatgcatgtgcacacacacactcccgaTTAATGCAATGACGAGTACTTACATTCCACTTTGTTTTGTACTTGTTTTGGCCAATCGACTGTGACACGGCAACACAGAGAGTGGAACGCGTTTTAAATATTCATCTTCAACATATCTTCATTCATTATTACATGGCCACCTTATTCATTTCCAGAACAGAATAGAAATATAAGAGTCAGACAAACCGGTGGTGGTGCAATGATCCCCGTGGCAGAgcgggagaaagagagaatgtgAACAGGGCACACACTCATCACTGTGTTCCACTCCATTCTCTCCATGATATTCTCTTTCACTGCTCAGGACCACAGATAATTATCATGTTCTGGTGtccacgacacacacacacacaagtgcgtGCAACATAATCAATGTACAAGACCAATGTGCACTTGCGATCAGCAGAacatgaaagaaacaaagaaagaaaagatgagaGGACAGTCATTTATCTTCCTCTACAAAATGTATTCACACAGCAGTCAGTGACGGAGTGTTGCCTTTTGTTCTTCGATTTCTTTCCCAGGAGATAATTATATATTGTGACTATAGACTCATTTTTGCACGTTTTATATGAAACCTAGCTTTAGTGCAGCCTTGCATGAAGACTGAAAAATAGGAAAGGTGGAAACATCATGTAGTTTGACATCCCAAGATAAAATGTGGCTGTGCTGTGTCTGAAACCATAGAAGCTGGTTGTTCTCTTTAGTCTCTGTTCTATAAGCTAGTCATTTCCAGAGACTGGGCTGTGGGGTAAATAcatgtatcatatcatatcataaataaatgaatcaattcCACCAAGGAAATTAGCAGAATTGTATCCAATCTCTTACCTCACATTTATATCTGCATCTCTTAGCCACAGCCACAGTCTCTGCCCTTTGAGGCTTTGCTATTAAAGGAGGTCCAGCTAAAGAAAAATCACCTGAATGCATTTATATTGTCTCATTTCTAAACTAATTTaacgtgtgtatgtttttagtAGCGTGCATAAAATGATGCTGTGATTGATTTATTATACAtgtgtagatagatagatggatagatactttattcatctcgcagagaaattcacagttcagcagctccagaatatgttacaagatagaaacataagaggcatgcaagtctatgtacagtctaaatataaactgaaacatatgtataaaaaggaaaaaagaaaaaatatataaaaaaaatataaagacgttaaaaagaatgagatgaacatgtacatgtgtactgtatctgtgtttaaaaatgaggtcTCATATAAAGTAGTTTTACAAGCACTGCCAGGCGAGCAGAGCTCCATGCGTGCGGTTACAACGCCTCGTGTCTTTTTGGCTCTAAAATGAACAAGTGTTATTTccctaaaagtaaaaaaaaccaaaacccaGAACAGCGAACTTTGGAATCTAAATATGTTTGTGCTCTCTTTTCGATTGACTGAACACGTTTAGTATTTCTGCTCCCGCTGTGTGGGAAGTGCACCTGATTTGCAACATCTGCAAAGTGAGCCAAATCTCATGGCCCCTTTTTGGGTAGTTAGTGGATAATGGGCTTCACCTCTCGTAGAACATTTCTCACAACAGACTGTGTGTCGCTCTGGCCGTGTGAAGAGGTCTTTGCATTTGGTTTTAAACCTCGTGAGAGAGCCTCctcatgtctgtttttaaatgcagcACTTCACCCGAGCGTGTCACGCAACCCTCAGGCCCTGGAATCAAGACTTGACTCACACTCTCTGCCATTTGCAGCGTTGCTCACATGGTTCCCATCTGACATAACAACAGAAAAGTGGGTTTAATGTTGAGTTTCCACTGTACAGTTGAGTTGATGCTTATGTCTAGTGGACTTTTTTTGTGCCTCAAACACTCACATCTTCCTGTTCTCCTGTAAATtcaaacgacacacacacagtttagcaGGAAATTCTATCtattttcatgtgtttatgtCCCATTTTGATGCACACTTACTGCAGTCTGTGATTTTTCATATTCACTTTCCCTGCCGGAGTCtaagttgactttttttttttttcccacatgtaCCTTGTCTGCCTTTGAACAGGACTAACAGTAATTGCTGAGTAAATTGCACAATAACAGCTCTCATTAGATTATTAGCATTGCATTAGGAACAAAGAGGAGTGCTGACGATCTCCTGAGGTTACTTCCAGCGCCGCCGTCGTTTACTGACGGAGGGAGAGATGGTGTATATTTATGAGGAGGGAAAACATTTCATGTCAGGATAACTGTGTTAAGTTTCgagttttctgtgttttgtttattatgtcggtgtttgtttgtttttttaagataataattctataaaaaaacaagctttggCTATTTTTCCAACAACTTTccaacagagaaagagagagatggtaAACAGATAAGAAACAAAGGataaaggaaaaagagagatgaAAGCACacatttgttacattttaaaagtgtgatTGTGCAAGACATAAACATCacgtatatgcatatatatatatatatatgtatatgcatatatatatatgtatatgcatatatatatatatgcatatatattgtgtttttgtcatgttgcTATTGCAGAACAGTATATGATGtcaatattgtattttaatagTATTAGTAaaagtatttgtgtgtttgaggtgTAAATCTCAATGTCTGACCATTTCCTCCTTATCTTCATGTACCACAGACACTTCacttcacagtgtgtgttccTTCAAAGATATTAATTTGCTTGACTCAAATTCTTTAtccagcaaaaaaataaaaaaatatcacctTCTTTGTCTCTGAGTGGCAGACACTTTTGCTGCCACTGCTGTTTGACATTGTGCCTCTGATTCCAGTTTCAACTTGTCTTTCCTCAGATTGTCGCTAAGGAGATGAAACCGAGTTGATTCAAGGATTAAAATCGGTGCATTGTCCTTGCCATTTTACAGCCGACTTAATTAAGACACACAACTGGGATTAGagcttcaaaacacacacacacacacacacacacacagcaagaaagagagagggacacacaagataattattacattttttaacgGTGCATTATTCACCAAAATAAAGATATTACCATTATTTTCCTGCCAATAACAGAATTGTTAGAGTTGAACCAACATAATCACAGATAAACGAAAAGTAGTACATACAACACACTGTTGCTTTGATTGgaaatttcaaatttcagttAACCGACACCATACAAGAATGTTAGAAAAACTGCCAATGCCACTTAAATTAAACCAAGAGTGGCTCAGAATATACAGAGATATAACCACCCAAATAGTACTAGATTAAGTGGTAAATTTAAGTGGAACAATTCACTGTTCCACGTGGCGTTTGGCTCATTTGAAATGCATGAAATGCAGGGAATGTAGAATGTAACATGAAAAGTGAGGACTGTATGAGGCTGAGACCTGAGAGTCTAACACCATGGTTTCAACGCAGTGGTTGATACAGTGTGAACTGGCATGTGTTGCCACCTCGACCTTTTACATAAGTGTTTGTGTAATCTGGAAGCCTCATTCTTCTCTACATAATTATATTACATATCCACACTGTGCTTTGAAGTCATCGTAGCTCAGGAATGCCTCCTCCACTCTTTGATCAAAACACaagcctctctctttctgcctctctctctctctctctatatatataacaaatataacTCAAATGATTCTGTGtggcttgtttagtttaatgccATCAAACAAGCAGGTGCATTTTTGCCAAAAACGCTTGTGGTTCAGTGGGAAAACATCATGAAACCCATCCTTTATAAACTGTTATCCAGAGACTGAGTGGTGAGTGTGTCATCAATTTATACTTCTGTGTAAATcttgaaagcttttttttgcccccccccccttcccccttTCTATTTTCCTTtacttccttctttccttcctttagGCTTTATCAAGCCTTCACCCTGAATGTGAGTACATATTTCAGCTGGAGAAAGAGGAGCTTCACTGCCTTCAGTATATTGCAGCACAGGATAACAGAAGccaggaaggtgtgtgtgtgttttttcttttctttttttttttagtacaggAGTAGTCAAAGCTACACTGGGTATTTCCAGTTGTCAAAGCAGATTATTGATGTATGAAATCTATCTCCTCGGAGATGTACACCCCCGTCTTAATCCACTTATAGATCCAATGGCTAAGCCTTTGAAAAATGCTATTTTAAGTATTGTTATATACACTGGATTTTACTTATCTTCACGAGAGCATATTCAAACCTTAGGACGGTATGTAAAAATTGCAAACTCTAGTCTGATTATCtcctttgttttcctccctctGTAAAGGTTGTCGGCCATTCTGGGATGCTGTCGTCTGCTGGCCTCATGCAGTTATTGGAGATACAGTCCACCGAGGGTGTCCTGCAGTCTTCTCCCTCTTTAGTAACAACACAGGTGACTAAAGAATTACATGATTATATTGAAATGTATAAGATGAACAAATCATCcaaatgactgaaaatgtgCTTGTTGATGTACACAACGTCATCACATACATGCAACAGAAACGGAAACATATGAGATTTGCTATATGGAAACAAAAGGCAAACATTTGGttcacaaatgtgttaaaatcTGTGTGAACACTACAATTTAATAATCTGTCCACATGGCAGGCAAGATGAGGAGCATGATTATTGTACAGGTGACTTAGACTGGTCACAAGTTAAGGCCACTCTAAAATGTGCAATTAATAGAAAGTTCATGGGAAATGGAagtttaaaagtaaacaaaatatcaaattaaaCCTGACACCAGGGGGCCGGTTTtgagcccctcccacttccaatttttcACGCCCATTCACTCAACCACTTTCAGTCGTGCATTTTCACCACGGTCACAACAAATCTATGAagtttggggcatgttcaggcccccaaaaaataaaagaacaataataaaaagaacaatTTCAAAAGAGTCAATGTACAGTGAACAAGGCACGGAGGAccctaataaataaaatacattcaaaACCTCTTGAAGAAATGTTAGGTGGGTAAACCAAGACAAGAAGATTATTCCTGTGGGGACCATAAATGTCCATAAACTACATTTCATGGCAGCCCGTGAAACAAATCTCAAATACAAAcctcatgctgctgctgaaggagcATCTGGGAACCATGAATGTCTCTGAATGTCAAAGCTTTGTTTCGTTTCAGCACGTCTAAGATTACAACTGTCCTCTGGAAGTGTTACTTCTGTtggaaacacaaaaaccacGACAACCGTTCCCTAGAGACACGggctgtattgtattgtatatgtaataGGTTTTATTCTCTCTGGCGAGAAACAAACATAATCATCTTTATGACCACGTTGAATTCTTGCTCTCTTCACCTCTCACCTCAGGTTCAGTGAGCCGTAACTGCACCAGTGGAGGTTGGTCCATGCCCTTCCCACCGTACCACATCGCCTGCAGTGTGGATGATGACATTCCTGAGGTGAGAGCTGCTGCAGAGGTCAGAGACTCTCCACTGGGAGTGCAGATGTCAGGGGGTGGCAACCGGCAACAAGAGAAAATGCAGTCGGAATGGTTGAGACTGTCGTTCAACAAAGcgtaactatgggtcgtatgcaggaataaGGACCCTGATGGTAGTATAATTTACAGCAATCTGGTACTTTGGATGTGTTGTCATCAAGTAGCTTGGATGAGGTTTCCACCGGCAGCTGAACTATGAGAAAAGTGAATTATATAAATGTACCATGATTTAAAAGATTGTTGTGTCAGAGAACATGCTGCCTACGTACTTGCATTTGTTTCTTACTGGATTGTTGGGTTCTAAATATAGGCTTTGCCCGTTCACTGCCTCTAGAGACAAGAAAAGAACACATAAATGCGCATCCACTGAAAATTCCTTTTCAAGGTAGAAGTAGTTCAATTGAATGTCACCCATGAGGTAATAGGTGAAATTAGCCAatttccattttcttcttcttccttttttggaTGATAATAATGGAGAAAACCACTTTTAGTGCTATTCAGGGAATCTTTTGTAATGAGGTTGAAAAAAGTTTGGACGTCCTCCacaagcagaggtggaaagacaCTAATTACAAGCTCTGAATTTGGATCTGGAAGCTTGAGCTGATTCAGGAGTCTAGTGTTAGACAAAAAACATCCTGTGTGAAACTATTCAGCAATTTGTTCTAATTCTTTggacattaaatacattttcaagcCAAGACGGCATTTTGAATACATCTTTATACTAAAATCACGTGTTTCCTCTTGCTTTCAGACAGAAGAATCGTACTTTGCCACTGTGAAAACGATTTACACTATCGGCTACAGCATTTCATTAGTGGTGCTGGCTGTTGCTGTGTTAATCCTGTTGCTCTTGAGGTAACCAGATTACTGATACATTCAGATTGTTCAGAGCCACACTTGGAATTATACCTCATTTGAATTTGCTCCTTTTCCCCTCACAGGAGGCTGCGTTGTGCCCGGAACTTCATTCACATCCAGCTTTTCATTACATTTATCTTGAAATCTGTGTCGGTGTTCATAAAAGATGCTTCTCTGTTCTCAAGTGATGACACCAACCACTGCACCCTCTCCAGTGTAAGATGATGCTGACAACTAGAGGTTTCCCTTATCCCGTGTTCACATGTCACCCTCATCACACTCTCCTGTCTTGTACTAATCCCTCCTTGCAATTCATTCTCTGTCCTGtttcttcctgtttctgttttccCGTCTAGTTCACCTGTAAGGCCTCTGTGGTCTTCTGTCACTACTGTGTAATGGCAAATTTTTTCTGGCTCCTGGTGGAGGCACTTTATCTGAATTCCCTACTGCTTTCCTCCTTCTATCACAGCCGTCGGTGTCTGTGGTGCTTCAGTCTGCTGGGATGGGGTGAGAAACCTTGACATGCAGCTTCCCCTGAaatgtgttttgagtgtgttGAGCTTCAGACTAAACTTTGAGGGTTTGTTTCCACTGTTAGACATGCTAGAAACGTCTTGTCCTTGCCCTGGTTATCAGtttgtagtagtagtaacagAAGGTTACTTAAAAAGACTTGGTCATACTGTGCAACTGTTTGAGGCAGGAAGGACAACGCTGTAAAGTCAGAATGCTTTCacaaatataaagtataattGTTGAAattagaatttatttatttatttgtgaaagCATTCTTACTCTAGATCGGGGGGGTGAAACTCGAATGACCTCggggccaatgagcgtctagTCTGGTCTAGAGGACAGAAAAACGACAGTTCAGCAGCGTGTGGGCAGTATGAGCTCGAAACTATAACAGAATATACCGTCAATTCCGCAAATAAGACGTTCATAACGATATCTCACTTCGTTTCAAAGCGAAAATGCTTGTTTTAATGTGGAATGCTGGATACAACACAAAAACTATCAGATGACTCGAGACATACAGAGATGTTTCAGTGCATCTTGATGAAGACTTAAACTTAAGTGTGTAGAGACAAAACCAAAGTGTCATCATCTACAATAACAGACAAACTGAATTTAGACTTACATTCCCATGTTAGTCAATAAT is a window from the Solea solea chromosome 9, fSolSol10.1, whole genome shotgun sequence genome containing:
- the ghrhrl gene encoding growth hormone releasing hormone receptor, like is translated as MSCLHIRGVFLTLCLAPTALSSLHPECEYIFQLEKEELHCLQYIAAQDNRSQEGCRPFWDAVVCWPHAVIGDTVHRGCPAVFSLFSNNTGSVSRNCTSGGWSMPFPPYHIACSVDDDIPETEESYFATVKTIYTIGYSISLVVLAVAVLILLLLRRLRCARNFIHIQLFITFILKSVSVFIKDASLFSSDDTNHCTLSSFTCKASVVFCHYCVMANFFWLLVEALYLNSLLLSSFYHSRRCLWCFSLLGWGVPVLFIILWIGTRLYFEDTECWDINEDSPYWWIIKGPIVVSIAVNFMLFMNIIRILIQKLNPRLIQFNNSSQYRRLTKSTLLLIPLFGTHYMFFNFLPDYASVNLRFCVELCLGSFQGLLVAILYCFLNQEVQKEVHMQWLRWQEKSYGVVSPAAKGSQMDTPF